A single genomic interval of Spinacia oleracea cultivar Varoflay chromosome 6, BTI_SOV_V1, whole genome shotgun sequence harbors:
- the LOC130464092 gene encoding uncharacterized protein has protein sequence MPPPKNLLHFMPLPGQKLKSVVVAEPPPVDQPLAEEDTIPSPLKPSAALGIEIQDITKVMEAIEADLVPGSDVPIVAEQKEGSADVSLEREKSPDKEMVDLTEAHIEVPEAEKEVPSAEEEQPEQGLTRKRRHSTLGSTSTSALDRLIHADPCSDVPLKRIPEEVREAMARYARAPVLGENPMAHVGSLVGPEAARENLLRANPQWRVPGAEERNPAMMAQYYLNEAVFWSSFASECSSVEERQLRRYQEAYARDIPVLDQKAGQLFAELVEVKQLYLQYSREARESAERIGAGVGKLTFQVEEDAEKIASFDKERKEMAAKFASELEVKDSLLKEMTSKFEAAIKQSQEAEARLQQFVKHREIIQNQADKVPVLQLKIREKDAAIRKLEQERVDLYTADQCREQYWNGIMGARRMFAKHMPHFPWNEKVPLWMRAQDHLVECQADRDEAEAERQAALAEARAQKASSEGDTTAGGSSKDAPLGAAPETPKS, from the exons atgcctcctccaaaaaatctccttcacttcatgcccttgccagggcagaagttgaagagtgtggtggttgcggaaccgccgcccgtggaccaaccgttggctgaggaagataccatcccctctccactgaagccgtctgctgctttagggatcgagatccaggatataaccaaggtgatggaggcgattgaagccgaccttgttcctggctcggatgtccctattgtggccgagcagaaggagggatctgctgacgtttctctcgaaagggagaaaagtccagataaggagatggtggatctcaccgaagctcacatagaggttcccgaagctgagaaggaggtcccttctgctgaggaggagcaacccgaacagggtctgacgaggaagaggcgccactcgaccttgggctctacttcgacctcggccctggatagactgatccacgctgacccttgctcggatgttccgctgaaacggatccccgaggaggtaagggaggcgatggctcgctatgctagagctccggttttgggggagaaccccatggctcacgtgggatctttggtgggtcccgaagctgcacgggagaatcttcttcgggccaacccgcagtggagggttcctggagctgaggagaggaacccagctatgatggcccaatattatctgaatgag gctgttttctggtcctcgttcgcttccgagtgtagctcggttgaggagaggcaactgaggaggtatcaggaggcttatgctcgtgatatccctgtcttggaccagaaggctgggcagctcttcGCCGAGCTGGTGGAGGTCAAgcaactgtaccttcagtacagtcgtgaggctagggaGTCGGCTGAGAGGATCGGGGCCGGAGTGGGGAAGCTCACTTTCCAAGTCGaggaggatgctgaaaagatagcttctttcgacaaggagaggaaagaaatggccgccaagtttgcgagcgaacttgaagtaaaagacagtcttctcaaggagatgacgtctaaatttgaggcggccattaagcagagccaggaagcggaggcgaggctccagcagtttgtcaagcatcgggagattattcagaatcaagctgacaaggtgcccgttctccagctgaagatccgagagaaggatgcggccattcggaagttggagcaagagagagttgacctctatactgctgatcagtgtagagagcaatactggaatggcatcatgggtgctcggcgcatgtttgcgaagcacatgcctcatttcccttggaatgagaaggtcCCGCTGtggatgagggcccaggatcacttggtggagtgccaggctgatcgagacgaagctgaagctgaacgtcaagctgctcttgcagaggctcgggcccagaaggcgtcttccgaaggtgacactactgctgggggttcttcgaaggatgctcccctaggggctgctcctgagactcccaagagttag
- the LOC110787546 gene encoding uncharacterized protein yields the protein MYNVHPRTVRRIWKQTRAQKEAFQRYNMATKAKNAGRKRIEVEQDTITSLTMGDRTCIRDLAEMLDIGPTTLWRMIKRGDVRAHKNPLHPGLQDSNMPQRVKWVLDLLQGDSPQTKRQYQPMFDFVHIDEKWFYLSKKTQRVYLGKHERGKYRSGKSSRFIPKVMFTAAVARPRFNAQNECTFDGKLGIFPFTYQEAAKRNSKNRDKGTMVTKVVESVRKEETRDMLINQIVPAIMQKWPPSEGPKTIFIQQDNAKTHITQSDALWQQAHQQGDFTFILVQQPPNSPDLNILDLDFIRSIQSLMHMKMPKDVDDMLDAVNQAYYELEARTLGNVWLLYQYVMNEILKAKGSNDYDLPHVNKKRLFAQGILPIQVIAPMWAVHDGWDMLYGTQNGQHTENAQDMQEDNNAQRITSEAAMADIPESSNAQQNRGNQAWEDIPESSNAQANKSSKNEKFGKTCEKQTENQGD from the coding sequence ATGTACAATGTGCATCCAAGAACAGTCAGAAGAATTTGGAAGCAAACAAGGGCACAAAAAGAGGCATTCCAGAGATACAACATGGCAACAAAGGCAAAAAATGCTGGCAGGAAACGCATTGAAGTTGAACAAGACACAATCACAAGCCTAACCATGGGGGACAGAACATGCATTAGGGATTTGGCAGAGATGCTCGATATTGGACCAACAACACTTTGGAGAATGATAAAAAGGGGTGATGTTAGGGCACACAAAAATCCCCTACATCCGGGGTTGCAAGACTCCAACATGCCACAAAGGGTCAAATGGGTCCTAGATTTACTACAAGGGGACAGTCCACAAACAAAGAGGCAATACCAACCAATGtttgattttgtgcatattGATGAAAAGTGGTTCTACTTGAGCAAAAAAACACAAAGGGTGTATTTGGGGAAGCATGAAAGGGGCAAATACAGATCGGGAAAGTCAAGCAGATTCATACCAAAGGTAATGTTCACAGCAGCAGTTGCAAGGCCTAGATTCAATGCTCAAAATGAATGCACATTTGATGGCAAATTGGGGATCTTTCCATTCACTTATCAAGAAGCAGCAAAGAGGAATTCAAAAAACAGAGACAAGGGGACAATGGTAACTAAAGTCGTTGAATCAGTCAGAAAAGAAGAGACAAGGGACATGCTCATCAATCAAATTGTTCCAGCAATCATGCAAAAATGGCCTCCAAGTGAAGGCCCAAAAACAATATTCATACAACAAGACAATGCAAAAACACACATCACTCAATCTGATGCATTATGGCAACAAGCACATCAACAAGGTGACTTCACTTTCATTCTAGTCCAACAACCACCAAACAGTCCGGACTTGAACATATTAGACTTGGATTTTATCAGAAGTATTCAAAGTTTAATGCACATGAAAATGCCAAAGGATGTTGATGACATGTTGGATGCAGTTAACCAAGCTTATTATGAGTTAGAGGCAAGAACACTTGGAAATGTTTGGTTATTATACCAATATGTGATGAATGAAATACTAAAAGCCAAGGGTTCAAATGATTATGATCTACCACATGTGAACAAGAAAAGACTTTTTGCTCAAGGAATTTTACCAATTCAAGTTATTGCACCAATGTGGGCAGTACATGATGGGTGGGACATGTTGTATGGAACACAAAATGGGCAACACACTGAAAATGCACAAGATATGCAAGAGGACAACAATGCACAAAGAATTACAAGTGAGGCAGCAATGGCAGACATTCCAGAGAGCTCAAATGCACAACAAAACAGAGGCAATCAAGCATGGGAAGACATTCCAGAGAGCTCAAATGCACAAGCAAACAAATCAAGTAAGAATGAGAAGTTTGGGAAGACATGCGAGAAACAAACAGAGAATCAAGGGGACTAA